One genomic region from Alkalidesulfovibrio alkalitolerans DSM 16529 encodes:
- a CDS encoding proline--tRNA ligase, with amino-acid sequence MRFSRLYAPTLKEAPRDAEVVSHKLLARAGYIRQLTSGIYSFLPLGLRALNKVAAIVREEMNRAGAQEVLLPMVQPADLWKETGRWEFYGKELLRLKDRKDSDFCLGPTHEEVITDLVRHEVRSYRQLPLNLYQIQTKFRDEIRPRFGLMRCREFTMKDAYSFDRDDAGADVSYKSMYDAYTRIFRRLGLRFKAVEADSGSIGGSFSHEFMVLAETGEDTIAACLAENCDYAANLEKAEAVCSLDDCPECCGQYAKVATPGAHTVEEVAAFLGVSPRAIVKTLLYDVDGRPVAALVRGDRELNEVKLKNALDATEVRMASEEQVKAWSGAPVGFAGPVGLSVDVIVADRELRSLTGLIVGANEADAHLKDVDISRDVPSATFADLRNVGEGDVCPRCRTALTLSKGIEVGHVFKLGTKYSKAMKATYLDEDGKERIIVMGCYGIGVSRIVASAIEQNHDADGLLLPPSIAPFEAVVVSLAGKDPAAAAKAEDIYRELGALGLDVLLDDRDERPGVKFKDADLIGLPMQLVVGAKGLERGVVEIKCRKTGTRAELPLQGFAETFASFRASVWKAWGLSVSEGERG; translated from the coding sequence ATGCGTTTCAGCAGGCTCTACGCGCCCACGCTCAAGGAGGCGCCGCGCGACGCCGAAGTCGTCAGCCACAAGCTGCTCGCCCGCGCCGGATACATCCGCCAGCTCACGAGCGGCATCTACTCCTTTCTGCCGCTCGGGCTTCGCGCCCTGAACAAGGTCGCGGCCATCGTGCGCGAGGAGATGAACCGCGCCGGAGCCCAGGAAGTGCTGCTGCCCATGGTCCAGCCCGCCGACCTGTGGAAGGAGACCGGCCGCTGGGAGTTCTACGGCAAGGAGCTGTTGCGCCTGAAGGACCGCAAGGATTCGGACTTCTGCCTTGGCCCCACGCACGAGGAGGTCATCACCGACCTTGTGCGCCACGAGGTGCGCTCCTACCGCCAACTGCCGCTGAACCTCTACCAGATCCAGACCAAGTTCCGCGACGAGATCCGGCCGCGCTTCGGCCTGATGCGCTGCCGCGAGTTCACCATGAAGGACGCCTATTCCTTCGACCGCGACGACGCGGGCGCGGACGTCTCCTACAAGTCCATGTACGACGCCTACACGCGCATCTTCCGCCGCCTGGGCCTGCGCTTCAAGGCCGTGGAGGCCGACTCCGGCTCCATCGGCGGCAGCTTCTCGCACGAGTTCATGGTCCTGGCCGAGACCGGCGAGGACACCATCGCCGCCTGCCTGGCCGAGAACTGCGACTACGCGGCCAACCTGGAGAAGGCCGAGGCCGTGTGCTCCCTGGATGACTGTCCCGAGTGCTGCGGCCAGTACGCCAAGGTGGCCACGCCCGGCGCGCACACCGTGGAGGAGGTCGCGGCCTTTTTGGGCGTTTCGCCGCGCGCGATCGTCAAGACGCTGCTCTACGACGTGGACGGCAGGCCGGTGGCCGCGCTGGTGCGCGGCGATCGCGAACTGAACGAGGTCAAGCTCAAGAACGCGCTCGACGCCACCGAGGTGCGCATGGCCTCCGAGGAGCAGGTCAAGGCCTGGAGCGGCGCGCCCGTCGGCTTCGCCGGTCCCGTGGGGCTGTCCGTGGACGTCATCGTGGCGGACCGGGAGCTTCGCAGCCTGACCGGGTTGATCGTGGGCGCCAACGAGGCCGACGCCCACCTGAAGGACGTGGACATCTCCCGCGACGTGCCCTCGGCCACCTTCGCCGACCTGCGCAACGTGGGCGAGGGCGACGTATGCCCACGCTGCCGCACGGCGCTCACGCTCTCCAAGGGCATCGAGGTCGGCCACGTCTTCAAGCTCGGAACCAAGTACTCCAAGGCCATGAAAGCCACATACCTCGACGAGGACGGCAAGGAGCGCATCATCGTCATGGGGTGCTACGGCATCGGCGTCTCGCGCATCGTGGCCTCGGCCATCGAGCAGAACCACGACGCCGACGGCCTGTTGCTGCCGCCGTCCATCGCGCCCTTCGAAGCGGTGGTCGTCTCGCTGGCGGGCAAGGACCCGGCCGCGGCTGCCAAGGCCGAGGACATCTACCGCGAGCTTGGCGCGCTGGGGCTGGACGTTCTTCTCGACGACCGCGACGAGCGGCCCGGCGTCAAGTTCAAGGATGCGGACCTGATCGGCCTGCCCATGCAACTCGTGGTGGGCGCAAAGGGCCTGGAACGCGGGGTGGTGGAGATCAAGTGCCGCAAGACCGGCACGCGAGCCGAATTGCCGCTTCAGGGTTTTGCCGAGACGTTCGCTTCCTTTAGGGCGTCGGTCTGGAAGGCCTGGG
- the ispG gene encoding flavodoxin-dependent (E)-4-hydroxy-3-methylbut-2-enyl-diphosphate synthase, translating to MHAAQQSAPTRRATRAIRLGPYLIGGGNPIRVQSMCNTDTRDAAATLAQIERLAEAGCEIVRLAVIDERAAAALPAIVAASPVPLVADIHFDHRLAVMAAEAGIKGLRINPGNIGGEDKVDTVVAAARHHGLPIRIGVNSGSVEKALLARFGGPTPEAMVESALHHVAMLEKRGFHEIKISLKSSSVMDTIAAYRLMAARADYPLHIGVTEAGTLLRGSVKSAVGLGVLLAEGIGDTLRVSLTHDPVAEMDVAYEILRSLNIRARGPEIVSCPTCGRTEIDLIRLANAVEERLRTVPEVFKVAVMGCVVNGPGEAREADIGIAGGRGKAVIFRKGEVVKSLRGGYDELLAGFMDELELFLSQRKMQ from the coding sequence ATGCACGCCGCACAGCAATCAGCCCCAACACGCCGCGCCACGCGCGCCATCCGCCTTGGTCCCTACCTGATAGGCGGCGGCAACCCCATCCGCGTGCAGTCCATGTGCAACACGGACACCCGCGACGCGGCCGCAACCCTGGCCCAGATCGAACGCCTGGCCGAGGCGGGCTGCGAGATCGTGCGCCTCGCGGTCATCGACGAGCGCGCCGCGGCCGCGCTCCCGGCCATTGTCGCGGCCTCGCCCGTGCCGCTGGTGGCGGACATCCATTTCGACCACCGCCTTGCGGTCATGGCGGCCGAGGCCGGCATTAAGGGGCTGCGCATCAATCCCGGCAACATCGGCGGCGAGGACAAGGTGGACACGGTGGTCGCGGCCGCGCGGCACCATGGCCTGCCCATCCGCATCGGCGTGAATTCCGGCTCGGTGGAGAAGGCGCTTTTGGCCCGCTTCGGCGGCCCCACGCCCGAGGCCATGGTGGAGAGCGCCCTGCACCACGTGGCCATGCTGGAGAAGCGCGGCTTTCACGAGATCAAGATTTCACTCAAGTCCTCCTCGGTCATGGACACCATCGCGGCCTACCGGCTGATGGCCGCGCGCGCGGACTATCCGCTGCACATCGGCGTCACCGAGGCGGGCACGCTGCTGCGCGGCTCGGTCAAGTCGGCCGTGGGGCTCGGCGTTCTTCTGGCCGAGGGCATCGGTGACACTCTGCGCGTCTCGCTGACCCACGACCCCGTGGCCGAGATGGACGTGGCCTACGAGATCCTGCGCTCGCTGAACATCCGCGCGCGCGGCCCGGAGATCGTCTCCTGCCCCACCTGCGGCCGCACCGAGATCGACCTGATCCGCCTGGCCAACGCCGTGGAGGAGCGGCTGCGTACCGTGCCCGAGGTCTTCAAGGTCGCGGTCATGGGCTGCGTGGTCAACGGTCCGGGCGAGGCGCGCGAGGCCGACATCGGCATCGCGGGCGGGCGGGGCAAGGCCGTGATCTTCCGCAAGGGCGAGGTGGTGAAAAGCCTTCGCGGCGGCTACGACGAGCTTCTGGCCGGTTTCATGGACGAGCTCGAACTTTTCCTTTCGCAACGAAAAATGCAGTAA